The DNA window CGTGGAGATCGAAAAACTGCCCATCAACCAGGATGGACGACTGCTGCTCATTCCCTACAGCCAGATTGTTTTCATCGAGGCCTACGAGGATTACAGCTATGTGCATACCTCCGGGGACAAGTTTTTGACCTCCTACCGGCTCAAGAATCTGGAAGAACGACTCAGAAAACATCGGTTTTTCCGGGTTCATCGCAAATATCTGGTCAATTTGGAAATGGTCACGGAAATCGCCTCCATGCCCGGCAGCAATTTCATGCTTCGTACGGCAGGCCGCAAAAAGATCGAGTTGCCCATCAGTCGCCGGCGCATTGGTGAACTCAAGCAGCTCCTCAATCTCTAACGCCATCTGCCCCGGCACCTTCTCCCCCTGTTTGCGGGGCCGCTTGAGGTTCCAGTCTGCGGGAAACGGGAGCAACCTCCTGTTTCCCTGTTTTGTTTGGGGGAGGCCTTGCTGCAAAGGAGAAGACATGCCCGGAGGACTTGGCGTTATGCGTGCTGTTTGCAGGTCGTGGCAGGACGTTGCGGGATGGGCGGGTGAGCATGGAGGGACGATTTTGCCCCTTGTGCGGTTTTTTGGGGTCGGTGCAAGGTTGGATTTTGACAAAAATGGACCCTGCAACGTGGCGTGAGTTCCTTTTTTCCGTTTTGATCCGTCCAACCGTTTACCCCAGACAGCCCGCCTTTAGCCGATTATTCATCTACATGTCGGGAAAAATGGGCCACAAGCTTTATTAATGATCAAGATCCTCTGGCAAGGATGAACACCATTCGACAATTTCAATCTCCCCCATTTACGAAGTGCTGATCCACCGGCACGACCAAGGAGGATATCATGGAACATAACGGCGCACTGGACTCCCTGCTTCAGGAAGAACGCGTTTTCAGACCGCTGCCGCAACTGGTTATCGAGGCAAATGTCAATCCCCAAGAATATGATGCCGCCGTCAGGAATGGCAATGACGATTATTTGAGCTATTGGGAAGATGCCGCCAGGGAGCTGGACTGGTTTCGCAAGTGGAATCAGGTTCTCGACGATTCCAACCCGCCTTTTTACAGGTGGTTTCCCGGGGCCAAGTGCAACATCGTGTACAATGCCCTGGACAGGCATATCACCACTGCCAACAAGAACAAACTCGCCCTGATTTGGGAAGGTGAGACCGGAGACACCCAGAAATTCACCTACTATGAACTCTACAGGGCCGTGAACCGTTTTGCCAACGCCCTGCGTTCCCTGGGCATCAAGAAAGGGGATCGGGTTGTCATCTACATGTCTCCCCTGCCTGAAACGATCATTGCCATGCTTGCCGTGGCCAAGATCGGTGCGGTCCACTGCATGGTCTTTGCCGGGTTTTCCGCCAAGGCCCTTCGGGAGCGGATCAACGATGCCCAGGCCAAGCTGGTTATCACGGCCGATGGTTTTTATCGCAACGGCCGGCCCATCAACCTGAAGAAAGTCATCGACGAGGCTGTGGAAGGCTGCGATTCCGTGGACACCGTGGTGGTGGTTCACCGGGCCAACGTCCAGGTGGAAATGAACGAACCCAGGGATCTGTGGTATGAAGCCCTGGTCCGTCAGGAAAGCCCCGAGTGTCCCACCGAGGTCATGGATGCCAATGACATGCTTTTTCTTCTGTACAGCTCCGGGACCACGGGCAAGCCCAAGGGAATTGTGCATGGTCATGGCGGGTACATGGTCGGCGTTCATCGGAGTCTCAACTGGGTTTTTGACATCAAGCCCACGGACATTTTCTGTTGTACCGCTGACGTGGGGTGGATCACCGGCCACAGTTATGTTGTCTATGGCCCCCTCATGGCCGGAACGACCACGGTGCTTTATGAAGGCCATCCCCTGTATCCCCAGGCCGACCGCATGTGGGATGTGATTGCCAAGTACGGGGTGACCATCTTTTATACCGCACCGACCCTCATCCGCATGCTCATGCGTTTTGGCACCCAATATCCCAAGATGCATGATCTGAGCACCCTGCGGTTGCTCGGTTCGGTGGGCGAGCCCATCAATCCCGAGGCCTGGGTATGGTTTTACAAGAATATCGGCCGGTCCGAGTGTCCGATCATTGATACCTGGTGGCAAACCGAGACCGGATCGTTCATCATCTGTCCCTTTCCCATCTCGCTGCTCAAACCCGGGTCGGTGTTCAAACCGCTCCCCGGCATTGAGGCCGATGTTGTTGATGAACAGGGCAACCCCGTTCCTCCGGGCAAGGGGGGACAGCTCATTCTCAAACGGCCCTGGCCGTCCATGCTCCTTGGTCTGTACAAGGACCCCGAACGGTACAAGGAAGCCTATTGGAGTCAGGTACCGGGGGCCTATCTGGCCGGAGACGTGGCCCGCAAGGATGAAGACGGATACATCTGGATTCAGGGCCGTTCCGACGACGTCCTGAACATCGCCGGTCATCGCATTGGCACGGCCGAGCTGGAAAGCGCTCTTGTGGCTCACCGGGCCGTTGCCGAGGCCGCGGTCATCGGCGTGCCCGATTCCATCAAGGGCGAGGTTGCCAAGGCCTTTGTCATCCTCAATGAGGACTATAACGACCCCGAAGATCCTGATGAGCTTCTCAAGCAGCTCAAGGATCATATCCGCAGGGAACTCGGACCTGTTGCCGTGGTCAAGAGTATCGAGATCAGGGAAAAACTGCCCAAGACCCGCAGCGGCAAGATCATGCGCCGTATCCTCAAGGCCGAGGAAATGGGTGAGGATGTCGGGGATACGTCGACCCTTGAAAACGATTGACGGACCATTGTCCCTCGGTGGCTTCATCATGGGCCTGACCGAGAGAACATTGAAATCGCAAGGCGGCCGCTGGCCGCCTTTTTCATGGGCTCTGTTCTTGAGTTTTTGGGGGAAAAGGGTAAAAAGATGTTGGTGGCCGCAACAAGGCGGGTTTCCCGGAGAACGGCTCTGGCGGTAGCAGTGACAAGGGGTTTGGTTTGAATGGCATTCCATCTTCCCCGGACCTTGTGATGGCGTCAACAGGATGTGCGTGATGACAAATCCTTTGTTTCTTTTTGATCTCGGCAACACGAACATGAAAATCTCTCTTGCCTCCCTGCGCGGGGTGGAAAAGAGCCTGGTCGTCCCGACCCGGGAATACACGTCCGACTCTCTGGGACTGTTGCTAAGGGATGCGTGTTCCTTTTTCGCCATAGCGCCCGACCAGGTCCGGGCCTGGGTGGTTTCCTCGGTTGTCCCGCCCCTGGACAGAATCCTTGTCGGCGCTGCACAACGTTTTTTTGCCTGCCCGATTTATTTTGTTCCCCACGACATTCCCCTTGCCATTGAGAATCGTTACGCCAGACCGCGGGAGGTCGGGGCGGACCGATTGGTGGCGGCTTTTGCCGGACGTCGGCTCTTTGAGGACAAGACCCTGATCCTGATCGATTTCGGCACGGCAACCACGTTTGACTGTGTGCAGGACAATGCCTATCTCGGCGGGCTCATTTGTCCGGGAGTCCTCTCTTCGGTGCGGGCCCTGGGAACAACAACCGCCAAACTGCCCCAGATCAGTCTGGAGACAACGGGCTCGGAAGTCGAGATCGGCCGGGATACGGCAACAAGTCTGAATCAGGGCATTGTCCACGGATTCGCGGCCATGGTCGAGGGGCTGACGGATCGACTCAAGAAAAGTCTTGGGGATGATCGGGCCGTGATCGTGGCCACGGGTGGATTCGCCGAAAAGATCGTTTCCGTCTGTTCGGGTATTGATCATGTCCAACCCGATCTGCTCATGCAGGGCCTGCGCATGGCGTATCGGGACATGATCCGGGAACAGGGGGAAGGGCGATGAGCCCGGGCATGTACCCTGTTGTCTGTTGTGCTCGGCAATAGCGGTGCGTGAGGGAGACGGGCATGAGCCGACCGCCCATATCCTGCGATCTTGGCAAGCAAAGAAATTCTGTTTCTTGTGTTCTCTTACAAAAAACCTTCTACGAGGAGTGATGGCATGAGTTATATCGAGTCAGTATGGGCAAGGGAAATCCTGGATTCCAGGGGCAATCCCACCATTGAAGTGGAAGTTGGTCTGGAGTCGGGCGTTGTCGGTCGTGCGGCCGTGCCTTCGGGTGCCTCCACCGGGACCCGCGAAGCCCTGGAATTGCGTGACGGAGACGAGTCTCGTTATGGGGGCAAAGGCGTTGCGCAGGCGGTCAAGAACGTCATCCAGGAGATTGCTCCGGATGTGGAAGGCATGGATGCCAGACGTCAGGTGGAGCTTGATCAGTTGCTCATCGAGCTTGATGGCACGGAAAACAAGAGCCGCCTGGGAGCCAACGCCATTCTCGGCGTTTCTCTGGCCACAGCCCGTGCCATGGCCAGTCAGCTGAACATGCCCCTGTATCAGTATCTGGGGGGAGTCAACGCCAAGGTTATGCCCGTTCCCATGATGAACATCATCAATGGCGGGGTGCACGCGCCCAACAATCTGGATATTCAGGAATTCATGATCATGCCCCTGGGTGCGGAGAATTTTGCCCAGGCCCTGCGCATGGGAGCCGAGACCTTTCATGCCTTGAAAAAGATTCTGGCCGCGGACAAGCTGACAACGGCCGTGGGTGACGAAGGCGGGTTCGCTCCCAATCTCAAGAGCCATGACCAGGCCTTTGAATACATTATCCGGGCCATTGAGGCCGCAGGGTTCGAGCCGGGCAAGGACATCTCTCTGGCCATTGATGCGGCTGCCTCGGAATTTTTCAGGGATGGGAAATACCATCTGGCCGGGGAGAACAAGGTTGTCTCTGCCCAGGAGCTCGTTGACATGTACGAGGAGTACACCAGGAAATATCCCCTGGTTTCCGTGGAAGACGGCTTGGCTGAATCCGATTGGGAAGGATGGCAGAACATGACCGATCAGCTGGACACCATCCAGATCGTGGGTGACGATATTTTTGTTACCAATCCCGGCATATTGAGCCACGGGATCATCCATGGTGTGGCCAATTCCATCCTCATCAAACTCAATCAGATAGGTACCCTGACCGAAACCATGGATACCATAGAGATGGCCAAGGAGTCCTCTTACACCACGGTTATTTCCCATCGCTCCGGAGAGACCTCGGACAGCTTTATTGCCGATCTTGCCGTGGGCGTGAACGCCGGACAGATCAAGTCGGGATCGTTGTGCCGCAGTGACCGGCTGGCCAAATACAACCAGCTTTTGCGTATCGAAGAGGAACTCGGTGACCAGGCCGTGTATTTCGGACCGGCCATGGCAGCCGAATGGTATGGCGACGATGAAGAGGAAGAGGCATAGCATAATGATACTGCTTGATGGAAAAGCGACTGCCGCAGCCATTCGCAAGGAGCTGGGGGAAAAGGTCGGTATATTGAAGAGTACGACCGGAAAGGTTCCGGGACTGGCGGTCATTCTGGCTGGCGAAGACCCGGCCTCGGCCGTGTACGTGCGCAACAAGGAACGGGCCTGTGCCGAGGCGGGTATTGTTTCCAAGGGATACAAACTGCCGGCATCAACCACTCAGGAAGAGCTGGAGGGATTGATCCGGAAGCTCAATGAGGACGATTCGGTACACGGCATTTTGTTGCAGCTCCCCGTGCCTCAGGGATTGGACAGCGATCGGTGCCTTGACCTCATTGACCCGGACAAGGACGTGGACGGGTTTCACCCGGTGAGTGTGGGCCGTCTGACTCTTGGGCTGCCGGGATTCAGGTCCTGCACCCCGGCCGGGGTGATGACCCTGCTTGATCGTTACGGACTTGATGTTAGCGGCAAGAAGGCCGTGGTCATCGGCCGGAGCAATATCGTGGGCAAGCCCCTGGCCTTGATGCTGCTGCAGCGCAACGCCACCGTGACCGTGTGTCATTCCCGGACGGCCAATCTGGCCGAGGAGGTTCGTTCGGCGGATTTCGTGTTTGCGGCTGTGGGACGTCCTCTTTTCGTGACCCGGGATATGGTCAAGGATGGAGCTGTTGTGGTGGACGTGGGCATCAACAGGACCGATGCCGGGCTGGTTGGTGATTGCGATTTCAAGGCCCTGGAGTCCAAGGTTGCGGCCATGACCCCAGTTCCCGGGGGGGTTGGTCCCATGACCATCGCGCAATTGCTCATCAACACGGTGCGCTCTTTTGAGATGAAGCAGGGGTTGTAGATGCGGGAGCAGGTCGGGGATCGCTTCCCGGCACATGTTCCCATGAAATAAGATCCATGAAAAAAGGCCCGCTTGCGGGCCTTTTTTCATGGATTGTATCCTGCTGATTACTCGACAATGATTCCCGCATATCCCACAATCTGATCATACTCTCCGTTCACGTCTCCGGAAGTGGCGTAACGGGTCAGGTAGGCCTTGCGGGCTCCCAGCTCGCGGGCAGCAATGAGCCCCGCAGTCATGGGGAGGACGCCGCACATGGAGATGTGGTTGTGGCGAACGGTGGCATAAAGGCCCTCGGGATCCAGGGCCTGGATCTGGTCAATGGCCATGCCATCGAGTTTTTGTGCGGTGTTTGCGGAAACGTAATGGCTCATGTCGGAACTGACCACCAGGCTGACCGGTTTGGCTGCGGTCCTGATGGCCCTGGCCAGGGCCATGCCCACTTTTTCGAGGATTTCAAACGTAGGATCGGCAATGGTGATGGGCACGATGCGTGTGTCCGGATTTTTGGCGTGCAAAAAGGGGATCTGCACTTCCAGGGAGTGTTCGCGCGTGTGGGAGGCGTAGTCGGCGGCGATGAGGGGACTGGCCTGGAGGATGGTCTCTGCCAGATCCGCGTCCACTGCAAGGCTGCCGCCAGGAAAGAGCCAGGAGCCGTCAGGCCAGAGGCCAATGGGGGCTCCCTGACCGGTGTGATTGGGACCGAGCAGGATGATGGTTTCGTGAAGGCTGGTTCTGGCCACGGTTTCCCCGGCCACACTTCCTGAATAGATATAGCCTGCATGGGGAAGCATGGCCAGGATGGTCGGCCGGGTGGAGGCAGCTGTACCTTGGGGCATGTATTGGTTGAGCTGACGATGCAGTGCGCGGGGATCGTCGGGATAGAATTGACCGGCTACGACGGGATGTCTGTCCATGGTCTCCTCCCCTTAGTTGAAGGGCTGCAGCTTTTCCTGCAGCTGATCCGCTTCCAGATCCCTGGCAGCCATCTTGCTGTAGATGGAATCCGGATACATCTTGGTGATCGCCACCAGTTTATTTTTCCATGACTCATTATCCTGATTCAATTTGAACAGGTTGGCAAGGGTGTACATGTGGGCCGGCCAGGACGGATCGGCCTTGGTCATGTATTTTTCGCATTCCAGTCCCCAGCTCAGGGCCTCCTGGTGACGTCGGGTCGTTGAGGTGACCCGAATGAGCATGTCCAGACAATCCCGGATCTTGGGCAGATCCTGTTCGGGCATACTCAAAAACAGGGACAGGGCCTCGTGGGCCAGGTTGTATTCGTTGCGAAGATCCTGTGCCTGTTCGGCGTGCTTGGCCATGAAATACAGGGCATAGGCCCGTTGGGCGTCAGGAAGTTCGACATCGGCAGCCAGCTGTTTCCACAAGAGGTGGCTTTGATCGGTTTGTCCCAGGTTCTGATGGGCCAGGGCCAGGGTGTATTCGAATTGACGTTTCCGGTTTGCCGAAAGTTTCCAGTCCTTGATTTCCTGGGAAAGTTTGATGATGTCCTGCCATGATTGGGATTGAACCAGAATGGCCAGGGCCAGATCCAGGGCCGGTCCGGAGCTGGCTTCCCGGGGGCGTTTGTTCGCAAGCAGCGGCGCGGCCAGCGTGAGAGCCTGGATCGCATGGCCCGTTTTCCAGAGGCTCGTGGCCACGGCCAGACGGGCCATGGGCGCGGGAGATTGATGAAGAAAGGGATAGGTATTCCACAGGGAAACAATATCCTTGAACCGGTCGCGTTCAATGGCCTTGGCCGTGAATTGCGCAAAGGCCTTGTTGCCCACCTCAAGGGCCTTGGGAGTCAGTTCCTGTTGGGGATAGTTGTTGATGAAATCTGCAACCGCCTGCAGGGTATCCCTGTATTGATCGTTCCATAATTGCCACATGGCCAATTTGAGCTGAGCAACCGGGGCCAGGGGGCTGTCGGGATAGGTGGCAATGATCTGGGAGTAAACCTGTTGCGGCCGCAGGGAATAGGGCTTGTCAAAGACGGAAAACATGGTGTCGATGGAGGGCTTGTCAAAAACACCTTCCTCGGCAAGACGCATTTTGGCGATCAGTCCACCTTCCTGATCGGGAAATTGTTCGGCTGTTTTTTCGTAAATTTGACGAGCCGCCTTTGTCTTGCCGGTCATGACGTAAATATCTCCCAACCGGGCCAGGGCGATGTCCACATCCTTGGCCTGGGGGGTCAGATTGACATACGTCCAGAATTCTTCCTTGGCAGCAGAAAGACGCTTGTTTTTGAAATCAATATACCCGGCCAGCATGAGGAAGGCGGGGTCCTTGAGGTAGTAGCGTGGCCAGCGTTTTTGCACGTAATCCATGATTTCAAAGGCCTGCTTGAAATAACCAAGTTCCTTGAGGGCCTTGGTTAGGCCAACGGCGCAGCTTTGCGTTATGGCATTGTCCGGATAGTTCTGAACTACGTATTGGAAACGATCCGCTGCCTGCTGATAGTCTTTGGCGTTCAGATAATGTTCACCCATATAGTAGTAGGTCAGGGGAACATTGGTGTCATGGGGATATTTCGATCGGATGAGGTTGAAATATGCCTGGGCCTCGGGAATATTGTTCACCTTGACATTGATCAGCCCCATGCTCAGCAGGGCCGATGGCAGTCTTGGTGATTGAGGGTTGAAACTGATCGCTTGTTGAAACGCCGACATGACTTCCTGGAAACGGGAGTCCAAGTCGTTGTGGAATTTTTGGAACAGGGCCTCGGCTTTCAGGTACAAGGCCTCTTCCCCGAGAACATCGGGCAGTGCAGGCTGATCAAGC is part of the Desulfoplanes formicivorans genome and encodes:
- the acs gene encoding acetate--CoA ligase gives rise to the protein MEHNGALDSLLQEERVFRPLPQLVIEANVNPQEYDAAVRNGNDDYLSYWEDAARELDWFRKWNQVLDDSNPPFYRWFPGAKCNIVYNALDRHITTANKNKLALIWEGETGDTQKFTYYELYRAVNRFANALRSLGIKKGDRVVIYMSPLPETIIAMLAVAKIGAVHCMVFAGFSAKALRERINDAQAKLVITADGFYRNGRPINLKKVIDEAVEGCDSVDTVVVVHRANVQVEMNEPRDLWYEALVRQESPECPTEVMDANDMLFLLYSSGTTGKPKGIVHGHGGYMVGVHRSLNWVFDIKPTDIFCCTADVGWITGHSYVVYGPLMAGTTTVLYEGHPLYPQADRMWDVIAKYGVTIFYTAPTLIRMLMRFGTQYPKMHDLSTLRLLGSVGEPINPEAWVWFYKNIGRSECPIIDTWWQTETGSFIICPFPISLLKPGSVFKPLPGIEADVVDEQGNPVPPGKGGQLILKRPWPSMLLGLYKDPERYKEAYWSQVPGAYLAGDVARKDEDGYIWIQGRSDDVLNIAGHRIGTAELESALVAHRAVAEAAVIGVPDSIKGEVAKAFVILNEDYNDPEDPDELLKQLKDHIRRELGPVAVVKSIEIREKLPKTRSGKIMRRILKAEEMGEDVGDTSTLEND
- a CDS encoding type III pantothenate kinase, which gives rise to MTNPLFLFDLGNTNMKISLASLRGVEKSLVVPTREYTSDSLGLLLRDACSFFAIAPDQVRAWVVSSVVPPLDRILVGAAQRFFACPIYFVPHDIPLAIENRYARPREVGADRLVAAFAGRRLFEDKTLILIDFGTATTFDCVQDNAYLGGLICPGVLSSVRALGTTTAKLPQISLETTGSEVEIGRDTATSLNQGIVHGFAAMVEGLTDRLKKSLGDDRAVIVATGGFAEKIVSVCSGIDHVQPDLLMQGLRMAYRDMIREQGEGR
- the eno gene encoding phosphopyruvate hydratase, giving the protein MSYIESVWAREILDSRGNPTIEVEVGLESGVVGRAAVPSGASTGTREALELRDGDESRYGGKGVAQAVKNVIQEIAPDVEGMDARRQVELDQLLIELDGTENKSRLGANAILGVSLATARAMASQLNMPLYQYLGGVNAKVMPVPMMNIINGGVHAPNNLDIQEFMIMPLGAENFAQALRMGAETFHALKKILAADKLTTAVGDEGGFAPNLKSHDQAFEYIIRAIEAAGFEPGKDISLAIDAAASEFFRDGKYHLAGENKVVSAQELVDMYEEYTRKYPLVSVEDGLAESDWEGWQNMTDQLDTIQIVGDDIFVTNPGILSHGIIHGVANSILIKLNQIGTLTETMDTIEMAKESSYTTVISHRSGETSDSFIADLAVGVNAGQIKSGSLCRSDRLAKYNQLLRIEEELGDQAVYFGPAMAAEWYGDDEEEEA
- the folD gene encoding bifunctional methylenetetrahydrofolate dehydrogenase/methenyltetrahydrofolate cyclohydrolase FolD, producing the protein MILLDGKATAAAIRKELGEKVGILKSTTGKVPGLAVILAGEDPASAVYVRNKERACAEAGIVSKGYKLPASTTQEELEGLIRKLNEDDSVHGILLQLPVPQGLDSDRCLDLIDPDKDVDGFHPVSVGRLTLGLPGFRSCTPAGVMTLLDRYGLDVSGKKAVVIGRSNIVGKPLALMLLQRNATVTVCHSRTANLAEEVRSADFVFAAVGRPLFVTRDMVKDGAVVVDVGINRTDAGLVGDCDFKALESKVAAMTPVPGGVGPMTIAQLLINTVRSFEMKQGL
- the amrB gene encoding AmmeMemoRadiSam system protein B, with amino-acid sequence MDRHPVVAGQFYPDDPRALHRQLNQYMPQGTAASTRPTILAMLPHAGYIYSGSVAGETVARTSLHETIILLGPNHTGQGAPIGLWPDGSWLFPGGSLAVDADLAETILQASPLIAADYASHTREHSLEVQIPFLHAKNPDTRIVPITIADPTFEILEKVGMALARAIRTAAKPVSLVVSSDMSHYVSANTAQKLDGMAIDQIQALDPEGLYATVRHNHISMCGVLPMTAGLIAARELGARKAYLTRYATSGDVNGEYDQIVGYAGIIVE
- a CDS encoding tetratricopeptide repeat protein; this translates as MALWLPGTALGMTQSWHHYPQKERLVFAFDRTVPTFSLKRTGRTAITLTLPPSIWNQEPRPAPIDLSVSRMITNITPSERAITIHLKSPAFGFIYFPLPGDHKLILDLFHDPLGAQWQPSKMALQKKAQQQGPSGKESPKAPARRAHAAPQEITPEPSGSTASTQTVPLPPTVQPKKGQSVVINATALHSSGDIPDNTGPKSPGTLRFKVKFQTAEEAFGDAHTPLATAPASRPTSGRAKANKTIARNQQTTHVRTVAQDSSSQHDQHTESSSKDNPSGSPTNQNDKAASFASPPTDATTNATAAPSFKERMTTAKGTLQNGEIDAALDILQDMLDQPALPDVLGEEALYLKAEALFQKFHNDLDSRFQEVMSAFQQAISFNPQSPRLPSALLSMGLINVKVNNIPEAQAYFNLIRSKYPHDTNVPLTYYYMGEHYLNAKDYQQAADRFQYVVQNYPDNAITQSCAVGLTKALKELGYFKQAFEIMDYVQKRWPRYYLKDPAFLMLAGYIDFKNKRLSAAKEEFWTYVNLTPQAKDVDIALARLGDIYVMTGKTKAARQIYEKTAEQFPDQEGGLIAKMRLAEEGVFDKPSIDTMFSVFDKPYSLRPQQVYSQIIATYPDSPLAPVAQLKLAMWQLWNDQYRDTLQAVADFINNYPQQELTPKALEVGNKAFAQFTAKAIERDRFKDIVSLWNTYPFLHQSPAPMARLAVATSLWKTGHAIQALTLAAPLLANKRPREASSGPALDLALAILVQSQSWQDIIKLSQEIKDWKLSANRKRQFEYTLALAHQNLGQTDQSHLLWKQLAADVELPDAQRAYALYFMAKHAEQAQDLRNEYNLAHEALSLFLSMPEQDLPKIRDCLDMLIRVTSTTRRHQEALSWGLECEKYMTKADPSWPAHMYTLANLFKLNQDNESWKNKLVAITKMYPDSIYSKMAARDLEADQLQEKLQPFN